From the genome of Symphalangus syndactylus isolate Jambi chromosome 13, NHGRI_mSymSyn1-v2.1_pri, whole genome shotgun sequence:
tcccccccaccaaacacacaccaaaaaaagtctgtctgtgtgtgttaaGCGGCTGAGTTGGGAGCTGAGAGACTAGGGAAGAGAGGAGGCTGGCTGGTGCTGTGAcccagatgagaaagaatgaggCCTCAGCTAGGAACGAGGCTTCGGAGATGGAGAGACCTGGAGAGTGATTATCTGGGAATCCTCAGATCTCTCTTTTAATGCACGAGTTCCTGGTTTGAATTCCCTGATGAACTTCAGAGCTGCAGAAGAATTTCAGAGTGGTAAAGTAATACTAGCAGCCCTTCCCAGGTGTCCCACATTGTCTATGCAAAGGCATTCTGCTTGGTCCTTTCATACCTGATTTTATTTCATTACCCTGAGAGGTAACAGAATCATTCCTGTTTTACAAGTGACAAATATGAAGCCGACTAAGAGTTCACAGCTCTAGGGCACGCTGGTAGCGTTGGACTGAGACTAAAGTCCTCCCAAAACGCCAGCATCCCTCAACCCAAGGAGATCCGGTTTTCGTTCCCGCCTTCGGAGGCCAGCGGCCCGCCCCACACCGCATCTCGCTCAGGACTGCCGGTCTAGCCGCTCCGCGTCCCTGGGGTTTTCCCTTCTTGCCCATCTACCCGCAGGCTTCCTCTCGTCTCCACTCCCACACTGGCCCCTCTACCCGCGCGCCTCTCTATGGTTCCCCCTCTCCCTAGGCCCAGCCGTCCGGCTTGTTACATTCTCTCCTTCTCTAAGCTCCTCAACACTGGAGCCAGCGGGTTCTACGCGGGTTGGGTCGGCTATCCGGGCTGCCTCTCTGGTCCAGCCGAGCGGAAACGGCGACCAGTGAGAGTGCGTTTAGGGAAGGCCCGGGCCGTGACTTCTGGGGAGAATCCCTGGGAAGAAGGGGCGCGTGTGGGCCCTTTGCGAAAACGCTCCGGCTGGAAACACAAGGCTCCGAGAGGAAGGAGCCGCTCTGGGCTCTGAGCCACCCCACCCCCTTCAGTAAGTGGGACCCCTCCGCCCCACAACGCCCCAAACGATCACTCTCCGCAGAGGGGCTTCCTGTCTGTCGTTCATTTTTGTTCTGACAGCGCTGAGAACCAACAGGGAGATCGGGAAGTGCCCACCTCATCACACAGACGAACACATGAGGCGCCAGAATGGGGAGGAACTGGCTCGGAACCAGCCAGGAACCTCcgtgtttttctgtttgaaaATAGGCGGGGTAGGTAGCGACAAGAAGGATCCTAAGAGAGGCGTGGAGGCCCCCACAATGCGGTTCCAAGCCAGAGTCCAGTCTTACCTGTGAGGATTCCCACTTTCGTGTAGCAAAACGGATATTATTCTTTCACTTAGAAGTCGTTAAACATAGCTGTTCAGGTGGATTTACCACGAAGCTAACAAAGCTTAAGCTTCCGAAGCTCCTCGCGGACACAACCACTTCCCTACGTAATGAGTGTCAGCAATTCAAAGTATTTAAGATTAGTCGCTGCTCAAAAAAGTTTGCCATGCCCTGTAAACTTAAATTCATACCTGAAAGAAACGTGATTTTAATCTTCCCAAACTTTACTAAAACTGCAACTGTCGTGAATCTgaaataaaactttcttaaaCTGTAAATTGTTGTGGTGTGAAGAACAGATCGAAGGATGCAGGGAGGAAATATAGAGTTGTGTAAGGCTGTAAATTAATAAACgtatctaggccgggcgcagtggctcacgcttgtaatcccagcactttgggaggccgaggcggacggatcatgaggtcaggagatagagaccatcctggctaacacggtgaaaccccgtctctactaaaaatataaaaaaattagccgggcgtggtggcgggcgcctgtagtcccacctactcgggaggctgaggcgggagaatggcgtgaacctggaaggcggagcttgcagtgagccgagatcgcgccaccgcactccatccagcctgagcgacagagcgagactctgtctcaaaataaataaataaaataaaaatatcttatatGCTTTATAATTGGAGGCTGCATATGGTAATTATCTTGTAAATGTCATTAGGtgggatttattttctcatgctaAGTGTTCacttgtatatcttattttgtatttttagtttagtaCTCTTTTTCTTAATTGGATAAGCTTCACTTTGTGCAAAATCTGGACCTGCCTTCCCTCACTGTCAGTGAGCTCTGAATATATATTTGCTATTATTGTTAATGTTATTGTTACTTTGCAGATCCAACAAGAAGGTTTGAGGACAATCTACTCTGAGGATTACTATTGGCGTAGGACTTCAGATGGCCATTGTTATCAGCTACTTATTCATCTCTTTATTCATTTCACATTCAATACACTTATGTATTGATTCACTAGTTCAATTCATGTGTATCGAATATCTGAATACTCCCAGACACCAGTGTGGATGCCAGAGATACGGGAGGTGAAGATGTGAACGTCGTGTCTACCTTCAGGGAACTTACAGTATCATGAGAATTATCCATGGAATTTATTTGAGGTTTTCAAAATTCAGATTACAAAAACAGTCTACAGTCTCCCACACcaatattttattgtgaaaaatttcaaatatctagaaaagttgaaagaattgcatagtaggccgggcatggtggctcactcctgtaatcccagcactttgggaggctgaggcgggcagatcatgaggtcaggggatcgaaaccatcctggctaacacggtgaaaccccgtctctacaaaaaaatcagccgggcgtggtggcaggcacctgtagtcccagctactccggaggctgaggcaggggaatggtgtgaacccggggggcggagcttgcagtgagacgagattgcgccactgcactccagcctgggagacagagcaagactctgcctaaaaaaaaaaaagaaagaaaaaaagaattgcataGTAAACATCCATATACCTACCATACCaggtttatagtttttaaatatcATCTACAGTTTTTGATCCTGAAAGGTCATCATGTTCagccaattatttttttaaactgctttattgaggtgtaattcaCATATCATTACATATATAATTCGCCCATTTatttagaggtgtgtgtgtgtatgtgtgtttgtttttgagacatattcttgctctgtgcccaggctggagtgcactggcacgatctcagctcactgcaacctccgtctcttgggttcaagcgattctcttgcctcagcctccgtagtagctgggattacaggcatgcaccaccacgcctggctaatttttgtatttgtagtagagacggggtttcaccatgttggccaggctggtctccaactcctgacctcaggtgatcctcctgccttggcctcccaaagtgctgggattactggcatgagccactgcgcctggcctctttgtagtttttttgagacacagtctcactatgttgcccaggctggattgcagtggcacggtcatggctcactgcagcctcaaccgcctgggctcaggtaatcctcccacctcagcctgctgggactacaggcatgcaccactacaccaggctctttttggttttgttttttggttttgtttgtttgtttgttttgtttttggtagagatggctgTTGtgatgtgttgcccaggctggtctggaactcctgggctcaagggatcctcctgcctctgcctcctaaagtgctagaattagaGGCGGGAGCCACTGAACCCCAgccaattcacccatttaaagtgtataattcaatagTCAGTATATTCATAGTTGTGTGCAAATATCACGATAGTCAACAttagaacactttcatcacctcaaaaagagaTCCCATGCCCTTTAGGTGTCACTCCTCTATTCTTCCTTCCCCGCAACTCTCTATCCCCACCCACCCTAAGGAACCACAAAGCTACACTCTGGCTCTATAGATTTCCCTATTCTGGTATTAATAGAATCTTATAATATATGGtcctttgtgcctggcttctttcacttaatagatttttaacttttattttattgacacataatattttacagagtttggggtacatgtgagtatttgttacatgcatagaatgcaTAATGATTAAATCAATCAAATCAGGACATTTTCTGTaaccaccatctttttttttttttttttttttgagacggagtcttgctctgtctcccaggcgggagtgcagtggcgcgatctcggctcactgcaagctccgcctcccgggttcatgccattctcctgcctcagcctcccgagtagctgggactacaggcgcccgccaacacgtacggctaattttttgtatttttggtagagatggggtttcactgtgttagccaggatggtcttgatctcctgacctcgtgatccgcccgcctcggcctcccaaagtgctgggattacaggcttgagccaccgcgcccggcctcaccatCTTGAGTgtttatcatttctgtgtgttgggaacatttcaagcgCTCTCtcctagctactttgaaatacacagaccgggcgtggtggctcacacctgtaatcccaggactttgggaggccaaggcaggtagatcacgaggtcaggagttctagaccagcctggccaagatggtgaaaccccatctctactaaaaacacaaaaattagctgggcatggtggtgggcacctataatcccagctactcaggaggctgaggcaggagaatcgcttgaacccaggaggcgggcgttgcagtgaaccgagatcgcgccactgcaccccggcctgggcaacaagagcgaaactccatctcaaaaaaaaaaaaaaaaaaaagtatgtcgtCTACGTAACTATGctggtacccattaaccaacctttaTTCATCCCCCCTTCCACCacacacccttcccagtctctatttttttatttttatttttttttttattttttttttttgagacggagtcttgctctgtcacccaggctggagtgcagtggcacaatctcggctcactgcaagctctgcctcccgggttcacgccattctcctgcctcagcctctctgagtagctgggactacaggcgcccgctaccacgcccggctaattttttgtattttttagtagagacggggtttcaccgtggtctcgatctcctgacctcgtgatccgcccacctcggcctcccaaagtgctcggattacaagcgtgagccaccgcgcccggcccccagtcTCTAagttagcataatgttttaaaggttcatccatgttgtcacacagatcagtattttattcatttatggccaaataatattctgctttatggatataccacatgtTGTttatggacatctgggttgtttctgctttttggctgttatgaataatactgctacaAGCATTTgtttacaagtttttgtgtgaatgtatattttcagttttcttgggcacatagaaaaatgaaagggaGAGGAATTGCAGAGCCATCTAGCTAACTCTATCAgccaatttcttttaaaaggcaGGAAATCTAGGCTCCGTGAGGAGAAGTGAAGTGCTCAGGTTTTACAGGAAGGTAGGGACGGAAAGAAGCAAGGCAAATCTGATTCCAAGTCCAAGACTCTTCCTggtatgttcttttatttttttatttttttttttttaagatggagtctcgctctgtctcccaggctggagtgcaatggtgcaatcttggcttcccgcaacctctgcctccccagttcaagcgattctcctgcctcagcctcccgagtagctgggattacaggcgcccaccaccacgccccgctaaaaTCTTCTTGCAATTGTCTAATGGCTCCGTGTAGCAGGGCTTCTAGCCTCAAGTCATGCAATAGTCTGTTAGTGTTATGCCAGGCACCGAGGGACTCAGAAGCCAGACAACAGGTGAAAAGGCAAGGAACCcagattcatttttaaattttaaaattttacatttattttgtgtttatttatttgttgagacagggtctcactttatcacccaggccagagtgcagtggtgtgatcttggctcactgcagcctcaacttcccaagcttaagcaatcctcctgtctcagctccccaagttgctgggactacaggcgtgctccactgtgcacgttaatttttgtattcttagtagagaatACCAAGCCCAGCCAGAacccacatttattgagcaccagttGGTTCCAGGCATCACATAAACCTTCGGCATTCTCAAGCGGTGGCATTCTAACTACAACCCTGCCAAATGACATTATGGTACCCACTTTGTAGATGTCAGCTAGACACTTAGAGGGAACATTGCTTACCCAGAGTTGCACAGCAAGCGGATAAACGGATCTGGACCCAGGTTTGCCTGATTTGAAAGCTGATGGTAATTCCACTAAACAGTGCTCTCCTCTGCGAATATTTAATATCTttagtgggggtggggaggaaaaaagagaaaaaaaatactcaatagCCTTAAGCTCTGGTACAAAGCTCTTCTATCTGCATGAATTCAAtttctcactcattcattcaccactCACTAAGGCATATACATGCCTTCTATATAGGGATGTACAGAGGGGATGCAGAGATGACATACTTCCAGCTCTCAAAAAAGGGAAACTGGAGGATGAGTTCTGGGTGCTATGAATgatctcttttattatttttttaaatttattattattttttttgagacggagtctcgctcagtcgcccaggctggagtgcagtggcacaatctcggctcactgcaagctccgcctcccgggttcacgccattctcctgcctcagcctcccgagtagctgggactacaggcatccgccaccatgcccggctaatttttttttctatttttagtagagactgggtttcatcgtggtctcgatctcctgatctcgtgatccgcccgcctcggcctcccaaagtgctgggattacaagcgtgagccaccgcgccccgcctgaaTGATCTCCTTTAATAAAGAGCTTCTCAATAAGAaatagaccaggtgcagtggctcatgcctgtaatcccagcactgtgggaggccgaggcgggcggatcagctgaggtcaggagttcgagacctgcctggccaacatatagtgaaaccgaccccgtctctactaaaaacaaaaaacaaacaaacaaaattagctgggctgtaACACGCTGGGAACAAATCTGAACGTTCCTTCTAAACCACCGCAGGCCGACTTGAGGCTCTGGCAGTCAGTGGAACCTCAGCAGAACTGAAGAGGCTTTGCTTTGTTTCCACAGTAAAGGGTTTTGTGGTTACCTCTGCACCACTTGTGATAACGTAATGATGtgtcacacctgtagtcccagctacttgggaagctgaggcaggaaatttgtttgaatcagggaggtggaggttgcagtgagctgagatcacgccactgcactccagcctgggctgtttctcaaaaaaaagaaatgatttcacACCCAAGAGATtagcaaacattttaaagtttgagTATCAGATATTGATAAGAACGTTAAGCAACAAAGGAACCTATTTATTGCTAATGGGAGTGCCAAATGGTAGTAATTATTATAGCTAACTCatagcacctgctgtgtgccgtACATTGTCCAAAATACTTTACATATAATGATTTCGTTAATCATCATAGCAACTGTGTGAAGTAGGTtttattatcatcctcattttgcaAATTATGAAACCTGGACAGAAAGGGCTGACTTAGGCATTAGAAACAGTAGTAAATACAGTGCCTAGGGCCCATGATACTCTTAGGGACCCACaacattaaaaactttatttaggctgggcgcggcggctcacacctgtaatcccagcactttgggaggccgaggtgggcggatcacctgaggtcaggagtttgagaccagcctggccaacatggtgagaccctgtatatattaaaaatgcaaaaattagccgggcatgatggcgggcacctgcaatcccaactactcaagaggctgaggcaggggaatcgcttgagcccgggaggcagaggttgcagtgagccatgatcacaccactgcactccagcctgggcaacagagcgagactccatctcaaaaaaaaaaaattattttaaaatcaaaagaaaagaaaggggaaatatagctttggaagaccaaggcagaaggatcgcttaaggctatgagttcaagaccagcctgggcaaggcaagacagcaagatccccatctctataaaagaagaagaaaggaggaggaggaggaggaggaggagatactTCAGCCTAAGTGGTGTTTATCTTGATTTTATACCAATATATcacaaaatatttcatatatatttatgagtgaAAGGATCATCATTGGGATCATGTTTAAGTGTCTCCTATCCCACCCTTtcaagaaaactatttaaagatgTTTCCAAACTCTTCCATATCTCTTCTCGGTGGTTTGTCACAATGCTTCTACAGTGCTatacaaaacaaagagaaatggtCCAGAGAAGTGTAGTGACTTATCCAAGGTGACACCACCAGGAATGACTAAACTCGGCAACTAAGAAGAGCCCCGTCCTTGATGCTGCCGAAAACCCCGCGTCTTTGAGCTCTTTCCTCCCAAACATAACATCAGCTTGCGGGTTTTTGCGTCCTCCCAGGACCACCTTTGTTgctgtttactgaatatttttctctacactgcctttttttttctttttcttttgacagagtctctctgtcactcaggctgaatgcagtggccagatcatggctcactgcagcctcgacctcccggcctcaagcgatcctcccacctcagcctcccgagtagatgagaatacaggcatgagccaccgcacccggcctacaccGACGTTTATAAACTTGGCGTCATTACGTTGTCATGAGCAGTGCAGAGGTAATCACAAAAACGTTTACTGTGGAAAAAAGCAAAGCTTCTTCAGTTCTGCTGAGGTTCCCCTGACTGCCAGAGCCTCGAGTCGGCCTGCGTTGGTTTAGAAGGAACGTTCGGATTTGTTCCCAGGCTGTTACAGGCATCCTAGCGCCACACAGAAAGTACCCTCGGAGGGACCGACAGGTAATTAGAGACCGAACAACTCACATTCTCCCGGGCTCAGCCGCCACGCCACGCCCCCTGCTGCACCACGCCCCCTCGCAGCCCCGCAGTGCGCCTGCGCAGTAGCTCTTACGCCAGTTCGAGCCCCACCCCCTTTCAGAGCGAACATTGGCCTCGGGGGCGGGGCTTGGGCACAAGATGGCCGCTGCGCGCCCAGAGCCCCAGAGTCCGAGCTCACCGACCCCGGAGTCGCGATCCCAGGAGCCACTGGACCTGGTGCGGCAAGGAAGGGGCCCGGGCGTGGGGCTCGAGGTGGGAGGAGGCCGTAGTGTAGGGGGCGGGTCCGGGGCGTGGCCTATGAGAGGTGGGCGGGGGAGGTATTTAGTGCTATGGCCCTGGGGGTGGGGCTTCTTGGGGTTGTGCGAGGGgcggggaaggggaggagacTATGCCATGGTGggcggggtgggaggggagggaccTATGGGTGGTGGGCGGGGCCTGAATGGGGGCGGAGTCTGAGGACGGTGGTGTCTTGTGGGGCGGGTTTGGGTCCAGGGAAGGGGGCTTACCAGGGATAATTTGCATAATTTGGGTGGAGCCTTGTAAGGGGCGGGGCTCATAAATTCTAGGGCTAATTCTAGGGTAGAAGATTGGGAAGGTGACCCTGAAAAACGTGGGGGATTATGATTGGAGCACCTATGTTGGGGTAGGGGATAATTCTTCAAGGGTCTTAGTGATGCTTCTCGAATGCCCAAGGGAGAATTTGGGGGTAGAAGTGGGTGGTCTAGGTGACTTTGGAACTTCCTCCACGTTCCCCCACTCAGAATTAGACTAATTgaggacattcattcattcagcaaacatttactgagctcctACTTCGGCTCTGTAAATAGAGAAGTGACCAAGACAGCAAGGGCTGTGTTCTCTTGGAGCCTGAAGTCTCTTGAGGGGAGAGAGACAATAAATGAGAGTTACTATGATATGttctataaaggaaataaaaattgagcCAATTTCTATAAATTGAGCCAagagtgggggtggggcagcTAAATTTAGACGAGAGAAGTCAGCTGGGTGCCGGCTTATGTTTAAGCTGGGGTCAGAGAGATAAGTGGAGCTACATCGCCACAGATATTATAGTGACGATTTGGGATAAGTACATTTGGagccattggagggttttgagTGCGAAAAGTGACttgatctgatttacattttcagAAGACCTTCAGGCTATTCCAGGGAGGTGGGTTACAAGCCAGCAGAAGTAGGAACAGAGATGCCCTTGGGTTTTTCAATTTTGGAGGCGCCAAGTGATGGGGCTTTAACTAGGGTGGAGGAGAAAAGGTGGGATCCATGATATATTTTACACAGGAGGGGAAATGTTGATGAGGATACAACAGAATCCCGgaggatgggccgggcgcggcggctcacgcctgcaatcccagcactttcggaggcagagccagaaggatctcttgagcccagtagttggagaccagcctgggcaacatagtgggactccctctacattaaaaataataataataataatttttgtttgtttgttttgctgtttaagatggagtcttgttctgtcgcctgagctggagtgcagtggcatgatcacatctcactgcaacctccacctcctgggttcaagcgattctcgtgtcttaGTCTACCCAGTGGCTAGGATTTCAGGCAGCAGCcataacacctggctaatttttgcatttttagtagaaacggtgttttgccatgttggccaggctggtttcgaactcctgacctcaggtgatccacctgccttggtctcccaaagtgctggtattacaggcctgagccaccgtgcccagccagaaataaatttttttttttaactagctgggtgtggtggtgcatgcctgtaatcccagctactcagggagctgaagtgggaggatcgcttgagcccaggaggtcaaggttgcaatgagccatgatcgcgccagggcaacagagtgaggccctgtctgagAATAACAAAGGAGCCCAAGCTTTGATAATTGGGGCGTGCTGGGGCGGTCCTGAGGCAGGTTCCACAGGCTCCTCTTCTCCTCTTGCCCAGGTCCTGGTGCCTGATGACTGCCGGCCCGGCACACCCCCGAGTGACCTCATCGAGATCCAGGTGGTGAAGGTGACGGACACCACACTGGTCCCTGAGCCCCCGGAGCCAGGTTCTTTCCACTGTGCCTTGTGCCCTGCTGCCTTCCGGCTGGTTTCCGAGCTGCTGTTCCACGAACATGGCCACTTGGCTGGGGCCGAGGGAGGCGGGCAGGGTGGGGACCGGAGCCGGTGCCACGTGTGCGGCCACAGCTGCCCGGGCCCCGCCAGCCTGCGCGCGCACTACAGCTTGCACACGGGGGAGCGGCCCTACCGCTGCGCGCTCTGCCCCCGCGCCTTCAAGGCCTTGGCGCCCCTGCTCCGGCACCAGCACCGGCACGGGGTGGAGCCGGGCACCTCTCGGAGGCCTCTGGACGTTGCAGAACAGAGGCCCGGGGTGGCCCCGGAGAGGGCGGAGGTGGtgatggcggcggcggcggcgggcgcagCGGTGGGGAAGCCTTTTGCCTGCAGGTTCTGCGCCAAGCCCTTCCGCCGCTCCTCAGACATGCGAGACCACGAGCGCGTGCACACCGGCGAGCGGCCGTACCATTGCGGCATCTGCGGCAAGGGCTTCACCCAGTCCTCGGTGCTTAGCGGCCACGCCCGCATCCACACTGGCGAGCGCCCGTTCCGCTGCACGCTCTGCGA
Proteins encoded in this window:
- the ZNF784 gene encoding zinc finger protein 784 codes for the protein MAAARPEPQSPSSPTPESRSQEPLDLVLVPDDCRPGTPPSDLIEIQVVKVTDTTLVPEPPEPGSFHCALCPAAFRLVSELLFHEHGHLAGAEGGGQGGDRSRCHVCGHSCPGPASLRAHYSLHTGERPYRCALCPRAFKALAPLLRHQHRHGVEPGTSRRPLDVAEQRPGVAPERAEVVMAAAAAGAAVGKPFACRFCAKPFRRSSDMRDHERVHTGERPYHCGICGKGFTQSSVLSGHARIHTGERPFRCTLCDRTFNNSSNFRKHQRTHFHGPGPGLGDSGGQLGSSAAEGSGSGCGVGDPAEEGQGETAKVKVEVDQ